One Pseudodesulfovibrio senegalensis DNA segment encodes these proteins:
- the dnaB gene encoding replicative DNA helicase has protein sequence MPKQNPQRHKGQSRNSHSEEALNRASSDLLRKVPPSNLEAEQSVLGGVFQSPTMFSSLVEILEPDHFYSPAHKTIFEAFTELYRTSKPIDLITVSDYLNSRGELDTIGGPVYLAEIADSVISAANAEYHATIVRDKSILRQLIDISGGIISNCYEAEDVDTLLSESEKEIFRIAQAKSATNMLASDKLVIKVFEELQTKFENKSAITGIPTGYNDFDSMTAGLQNSDLIIIAGRPSMGKTAFALNIALRAGARAEVPTAVFSLEMSMEQLMTRLLAVQSHVHLSNLRTGYLDDQDWAALYDAADVLSHAPIFIDDTPALSTLELQAKCRRLKAEHGLGLIVVDYLQLMRSSARTDSREQEISDISRSLKAMAKELNVPVIALSQLNRKVEERTDKTPMMSDLRESGAIEQDADIIIFLYRDAAYNKSEDNPRKNEADIIIGKQRNGPTGTCTLFFKKECTLFGNLDSTPYPSEFTGGQQNE, from the coding sequence ATGCCGAAGCAGAATCCGCAGAGGCATAAAGGCCAAAGCCGCAATTCACACTCGGAGGAAGCCCTGAACAGGGCTTCCTCCGACTTATTACGCAAAGTCCCCCCCAGCAACCTCGAGGCTGAGCAATCCGTTCTTGGCGGTGTTTTCCAATCTCCCACCATGTTCAGTTCATTGGTGGAGATTCTTGAACCGGACCATTTCTACTCTCCGGCACACAAGACAATTTTCGAAGCATTTACCGAACTCTACCGGACCAGCAAGCCCATCGACCTGATCACGGTCAGCGACTACCTGAACAGCCGTGGAGAACTGGATACCATCGGCGGCCCGGTCTACTTGGCCGAAATTGCCGACTCGGTCATCAGTGCGGCCAATGCGGAGTACCACGCCACCATCGTGCGGGACAAATCCATCCTGCGCCAACTCATCGATATTTCCGGCGGCATCATCAGCAACTGCTACGAAGCCGAAGACGTGGACACGCTCCTGAGCGAATCCGAAAAGGAAATATTCCGCATTGCGCAGGCCAAGTCCGCCACCAACATGCTTGCCAGCGACAAGCTGGTGATCAAGGTTTTCGAAGAGCTGCAGACCAAATTCGAAAACAAGTCCGCAATCACGGGCATACCCACCGGATACAACGATTTTGACAGCATGACTGCCGGCTTGCAGAATTCCGACCTGATCATCATTGCCGGACGCCCTTCCATGGGTAAAACCGCCTTTGCGCTCAACATAGCCCTCCGTGCCGGAGCTCGGGCCGAAGTCCCGACGGCCGTATTCTCGCTGGAAATGTCCATGGAACAGCTCATGACACGCCTGCTGGCCGTGCAAAGCCATGTCCATTTGAGCAACCTGCGTACCGGCTATCTGGACGATCAGGATTGGGCCGCGCTGTACGATGCTGCGGACGTGCTTTCCCACGCCCCCATTTTCATTGACGACACTCCGGCGCTCTCCACGTTGGAGCTTCAGGCCAAATGCCGCCGCCTCAAGGCTGAACACGGCTTGGGGCTTATCGTGGTCGACTATCTGCAACTCATGCGCTCCAGCGCCCGGACCGATTCGCGCGAGCAGGAAATCTCCGACATTTCCCGCAGCCTCAAGGCCATGGCCAAAGAACTCAACGTTCCGGTCATCGCCCTTTCGCAGCTCAACCGCAAGGTCGAAGAACGCACGGACAAGACGCCCATGATGTCCGACCTGCGAGAATCCGGCGCAATCGAACAGGATGCGGACATCATTATTTTCCTCTACCGCGACGCCGCCTACAACAAGAGTGAAGACAACCCGCGCAAGAACGAAGCCGACATCATCATCGGCAAGCAGCGTAACGGCCCCACCGGCACCTGCACCCTGTTCTTCAAGAAGGAGTGCACTCTCTTCGGCAATCTGGACAGCACGCCATACCCGTCGGAATTCACGGGCGGCCAGCAGAACGAATAA
- the rplI gene encoding 50S ribosomal protein L9 — translation MKLILRADVDSLGRLGDVVTVKAGYGRNYLVPQGLAMPASKANVKQFELERKKLQVKADALRAVAQELAEKVAATPVSIAVRVGEGDKLYGAVTAANIADAMAEAGVEIDRRKILLSDPIRSLGEFDIEIKLHPEVRGELKLAVVKHGQPADEEPVEETAEEAPVAEEAEATADAEAESAEA, via the coding sequence ATGAAACTTATTCTTCGTGCTGATGTCGACTCTCTGGGTCGACTCGGAGATGTTGTCACCGTCAAGGCGGGTTATGGCCGCAACTACCTCGTCCCGCAGGGGCTGGCCATGCCTGCTTCCAAAGCAAACGTCAAACAGTTCGAGCTGGAGCGCAAAAAGCTGCAGGTCAAGGCCGACGCACTGCGTGCCGTCGCTCAGGAACTGGCAGAAAAAGTCGCAGCAACCCCGGTTTCCATCGCGGTTCGCGTGGGTGAAGGCGACAAACTCTACGGCGCAGTGACTGCGGCAAACATTGCCGACGCCATGGCCGAAGCCGGAGTCGAGATTGATCGCCGCAAGATCCTGCTCAGCGATCCCATCCGCTCTCTCGGCGAGTTCGATATCGAAATCAAGCTGCACCCGGAAGTTCGTGGCGAACTCAAGCTGGCCGTTGTCAAACACGGCCAGCCCGCAGACGAAGAGCCTGTGGAAGAGACCGCCGAAGAAGCTCCGGTTGCCGAAGAAGCCGAAGCTACCGCCGATGCCGAAGCAGAATCCGCAGAGGCATAA
- the rpsR gene encoding 30S ribosomal protein S18 yields the protein MAFRKKFTPRKKFCRFCADKEMPLDYKRPDILRDFVTERGKIIARRITGTCAKHQRRLTTEIKRARQMALMFYTTVHSTDVKKKTNL from the coding sequence ATGGCATTCCGCAAGAAATTCACCCCGAGGAAAAAATTCTGCCGCTTCTGCGCCGACAAGGAAATGCCTCTGGACTACAAACGTCCGGACATCCTGCGCGACTTCGTGACTGAACGCGGCAAGATCATTGCACGCCGCATCACCGGCACCTGCGCAAAGCACCAGCGCCGCCTGACCACCGAGATCAAGCGCGCCCGGCAGATGGCTCTGATGTTCTACACCACCGTCCATTCCACGGACGTGAAGAAGAAGACCAACCTGTAG
- the rpsF gene encoding 30S ribosomal protein S6: protein MANYETLLLLSPELGEEGRKEIMEKLTGVISSENGEIAETDEWGMRTLAYPVEKQTRGYYTRLVYSGPGPLVAELERNIRITDGIFKFLTVKLDTKAA from the coding sequence ATGGCTAATTATGAGACCCTCCTGCTGCTTTCTCCCGAACTCGGGGAAGAAGGTCGCAAGGAGATCATGGAAAAGCTGACGGGCGTCATCTCTTCCGAAAACGGCGAGATCGCCGAAACGGACGAATGGGGAATGCGCACGCTGGCCTATCCGGTGGAAAAGCAGACCCGTGGTTACTACACCCGCCTTGTGTACAGCGGTCCCGGACCCCTTGTTGCCGAACTGGAGCGTAACATTCGCATCACCGACGGCATCTTCAAGTTCCTGACCGTCAAACTCGACACCAAGGCAGCCTAA
- a CDS encoding phosphoribosylaminoimidazolesuccinocarboxamide synthase produces the protein MNAVTQTDIKEYPLVSRGKVRDIYDIDEETLLIVTSDRISAYDVIMPDPIEQKGIVLNRITLFWMEMMQDLVENHIIAASVDDYPEPLKAHRAVLEGRSVLAKKAKPLPIECIVRGFITGSGWADYQKTGTVCGHDLPGDLRESDMLPEPIFTPSTKAELGDHDENITLAHAAQLVGEEMMRKVEKLSLDIYKRARDYARERGIIIADTKFEFGTIGDKLILIDEVLTPDSSRFWPTKGYTPGQSQPSFDKQFLRDWLVDIGFNKQPPGPAIPEEIGSRTRAKYMEAYSLLTGSELEF, from the coding sequence ATGAACGCAGTTACCCAAACCGACATCAAGGAATACCCCCTTGTGTCCCGGGGCAAGGTCAGGGATATCTACGACATTGACGAAGAAACCCTGCTCATCGTCACTTCCGACCGCATCTCCGCCTATGACGTGATCATGCCCGACCCCATCGAACAAAAAGGGATCGTGCTCAACAGGATCACCCTGTTCTGGATGGAAATGATGCAGGATCTGGTGGAAAACCACATCATCGCCGCCAGCGTGGACGACTACCCCGAGCCGCTCAAGGCGCACCGCGCCGTGCTTGAAGGGCGCTCGGTGCTGGCCAAGAAGGCCAAGCCCCTGCCCATCGAATGCATCGTGCGCGGATTCATCACGGGCTCCGGCTGGGCCGACTACCAAAAGACCGGCACGGTCTGTGGCCACGACCTGCCAGGCGACCTGCGCGAATCCGACATGCTGCCCGAGCCGATCTTCACACCGTCCACCAAGGCAGAACTCGGCGACCACGACGAAAACATCACCCTTGCCCACGCCGCGCAACTGGTGGGCGAGGAAATGATGCGCAAGGTGGAAAAACTCTCGCTGGACATCTACAAACGCGCCCGCGATTATGCCCGCGAACGCGGCATCATCATCGCGGACACAAAGTTCGAATTCGGCACCATCGGCGACAAGCTCATCCTCATCGATGAAGTGCTGACTCCGGACTCCTCCCGGTTCTGGCCCACAAAAGGATACACTCCCGGGCAGTCGCAGCCCAGCTTCGACAAGCAGTTCCTGCGCGACTGGCTCGTGGACATCGGATTCAACAAACAGCCTCCCGGACCGGCCATTCCCGAGGAAATCGGCAGCCGGACCCGCGCCAAATACATGGAGGCCTATTCGCTGCTGACCGGCAGCGAACTGGAGTTCTGA
- the hisD gene encoding histidinol dehydrogenase, whose protein sequence is MPCKRIDYTSGNDWQAIDDWLCQRKDPDTNVDGIVRDILENVRTNGDAALVEYTRKFDCPNLTEKTLRVPAETIRAALDEIPESDRAILEESIHNIRKFHQNQKEKSWWTTEADGTILGQLVRPVDRVGLYVPGGQGGETPLISSLIMNAVPAQVAGVQEISVMSPPRKDGTLNPYILATAALLELDEIRLSGSAWAIGALAFGTQTIAPCDVIAGPGNIFVATAKAQLIGQIGIDMFAGPSEIAILADHTATPEWLAADMLSQAEHDPLAASILVTPDKELGKAVCKELANQTKALPRSEIAAASLEKWGAVITVPDIATGTEIINKLAPEHLELAMADPWSVLGSIRHAGAIFMGHHSPEPVGDYFAGPNHVLPTLRTVRFSSALSVQTFVKKSSVIATSPSYVREHGDKIARLARLEGLEAHARSVECRNK, encoded by the coding sequence ATGCCCTGTAAACGCATCGACTATACTTCCGGCAACGATTGGCAAGCCATCGACGATTGGCTCTGTCAACGCAAGGATCCGGACACCAACGTGGACGGGATCGTCCGCGACATTCTTGAAAACGTTCGCACCAACGGGGACGCGGCGCTGGTCGAATACACGCGTAAATTCGACTGCCCGAACCTGACGGAAAAGACGTTGCGCGTTCCCGCCGAAACCATCCGGGCCGCGCTGGACGAAATCCCTGAATCCGACCGCGCGATTCTTGAGGAATCCATTCACAACATTCGGAAATTTCACCAAAACCAGAAAGAAAAATCCTGGTGGACCACGGAAGCAGACGGCACCATTCTCGGCCAGCTGGTACGTCCGGTGGACCGCGTGGGCCTCTACGTTCCCGGCGGTCAGGGCGGTGAAACACCGCTCATTTCCAGCCTGATCATGAACGCTGTGCCCGCACAGGTGGCCGGGGTGCAGGAAATATCGGTCATGAGCCCGCCCCGCAAGGACGGGACCCTGAACCCGTACATTCTGGCCACGGCCGCCCTGCTGGAACTGGATGAAATCCGTCTTTCCGGCAGCGCATGGGCCATCGGCGCGCTGGCCTTCGGCACGCAGACCATTGCCCCCTGCGATGTGATAGCAGGACCGGGCAATATTTTCGTCGCCACGGCCAAGGCCCAGCTCATCGGCCAGATCGGCATCGACATGTTTGCCGGGCCGAGCGAAATCGCCATACTCGCGGACCACACCGCCACCCCGGAATGGCTGGCCGCAGACATGCTCTCGCAGGCCGAACACGACCCGCTCGCCGCATCCATTCTGGTTACCCCGGACAAGGAACTGGGCAAGGCGGTTTGCAAGGAACTCGCAAACCAGACCAAGGCTCTGCCCCGCAGTGAAATCGCCGCAGCATCCCTCGAAAAATGGGGAGCGGTCATCACTGTTCCGGACATTGCCACCGGGACAGAAATCATCAACAAACTCGCCCCGGAGCACCTGGAACTGGCCATGGCCGACCCGTGGTCCGTACTCGGCTCCATCCGACATGCCGGGGCCATCTTCATGGGACACCATTCCCCGGAACCGGTTGGCGACTATTTTGCCGGTCCCAACCATGTGTTGCCCACACTGCGCACGGTCCGCTTTTCATCGGCTCTCTCGGTGCAGACATTCGTCAAGAAATCGAGCGTCATTGCCACCAGCCCGTCATACGTGCGCGAGCACGGAGACAAAATTGCCCGGCTGGCGAGGCTTGAAGGGCTGGAGGCCCATGCCCGCTCCGTGGAATGCCGCAACAAGTAA
- a CDS encoding outer membrane homotrimeric porin produces MKRLLPLAILLILVSGMTTTTFASDIKATGAYTFEAVCGENDLTYSFLRSRFDVYQRLRTKFEFIANENLKGVLYTEVGTNAWGWDMKAGYDIFDVVTIKAGYIDFNWPGTQQNVKMGHLRVTLPGAVGGSIVLDDELPTVLFSGPINDNISYMLGWHRVEKSGWQGGTADEADAISASLPIKFDGFTVTPFVLALYAGHNFDYDVDDITWSGMSVELTLFDPFVFRADINYGEADYQRDDSAAGWFTAMSAEYTGFDFMTPEAFFVWSSGDDKDTTYAGEDQMPYFLGDWAVGSFWFGGDWGIGDQSSINADVYWYGFWTLGVSLKDISFFEKLTHTVNVLYIQGTNAEEFAAYAPSTYLTEGDSLWEFDLNSAYSIYDELTAYVELGLITPDWSDDRNRANQEAWKISTGLNYAF; encoded by the coding sequence ATGAAGCGCCTTCTGCCGCTTGCCATTCTGCTCATTCTTGTCTCGGGAATGACAACCACGACTTTCGCCTCCGACATCAAGGCAACCGGTGCGTATACATTTGAAGCCGTATGCGGAGAGAATGACCTCACATACAGCTTTCTGCGATCACGCTTCGACGTATACCAGCGCCTGCGCACCAAATTCGAATTCATTGCCAACGAAAACCTGAAAGGCGTTCTGTACACCGAAGTCGGCACCAACGCCTGGGGGTGGGACATGAAGGCCGGATACGATATTTTCGACGTTGTCACCATCAAGGCCGGCTATATCGACTTCAACTGGCCCGGCACCCAACAAAACGTCAAGATGGGCCACCTCAGGGTGACCCTGCCGGGTGCGGTGGGCGGGTCCATCGTTCTTGATGACGAACTGCCCACCGTGCTGTTCTCCGGCCCCATCAACGACAACATTTCCTACATGCTCGGCTGGCACCGGGTGGAAAAATCCGGTTGGCAAGGTGGCACCGCAGATGAAGCTGACGCGATATCCGCCTCCCTGCCCATTAAATTCGATGGATTTACCGTAACCCCATTTGTGTTGGCCCTGTATGCAGGCCACAACTTCGATTACGATGTGGACGACATCACCTGGTCTGGCATGTCCGTGGAACTGACCCTGTTCGATCCTTTCGTATTCAGGGCAGACATCAACTACGGCGAGGCCGACTACCAACGGGACGATTCCGCCGCAGGCTGGTTCACTGCCATGTCCGCAGAATACACAGGTTTTGACTTCATGACTCCCGAAGCCTTTTTCGTCTGGTCTTCCGGCGACGACAAGGACACCACCTATGCAGGGGAAGACCAGATGCCCTACTTTCTCGGAGACTGGGCTGTCGGCTCATTCTGGTTCGGAGGCGACTGGGGCATCGGTGACCAGTCAAGCATCAACGCCGATGTCTATTGGTACGGCTTCTGGACGCTGGGCGTTTCATTGAAAGACATATCCTTCTTTGAAAAACTGACACACACCGTCAACGTCCTGTACATTCAAGGCACCAATGCTGAAGAATTCGCTGCCTACGCTCCGTCGACCTACCTCACGGAAGGCGACTCGCTGTGGGAATTCGACCTGAACTCCGCTTACTCCATCTACGACGAACTGACCGCCTACGTGGAACTCGGCTTGATCACCCCGGACTGGAGCGATGACCGCAACCGGGCCAATCAGGAGGCATGGAAAATTTCCACCGGCCTGAACTACGCCTTTTAG
- a CDS encoding outer membrane homotrimeric porin, which translates to MKRLVMLAVLCAFAFGMAATAASAADIKATGTYTFEAVWGDNSFDDDDQDSDFDVYQRLRTKFEFIANENLKGVLYTEVGTSTWGSTMHVGTDIDDLVTIKAGYIDFNWPGTQQNIKVGHFGVALPNAVGGSIILDDELPSAVITGPITDNVSYLLGWHRLDKSGAQNGTDDELDAVAMALPLNFDGVSVAPFILAAYAGDNYDANVTNSITWAGVSFELTMFDPFVFKADLNYGQADYENAEDQDGWYFATSAEYKGFDFMTPEAFFVYTTGDDNNVTYAGEDQMPLLAGDWAVGSFFFGGDWGIGAQSSIDADANWLGFWTLGVSLKDISFFEGLTHTVNVLYIQGTNDKDNFIAGDLTYLNEDDSLWELDLNSAYSIYDELTAYVELGWIAPDWDNDRNINDDEAWKVSTGLNYVF; encoded by the coding sequence ATGAAACGTTTGGTAATGCTCGCTGTGCTGTGCGCCTTCGCGTTCGGCATGGCTGCTACCGCAGCTTCCGCCGCCGACATCAAGGCGACCGGTACGTACACCTTTGAGGCCGTCTGGGGCGACAACAGCTTCGACGATGATGATCAGGATTCCGATTTCGACGTGTATCAGCGTCTGCGCACCAAGTTCGAGTTCATCGCGAACGAGAACCTGAAGGGCGTTCTGTACACCGAAGTGGGCACCTCCACCTGGGGTAGCACCATGCATGTCGGCACCGACATCGACGACCTCGTGACCATCAAGGCCGGTTACATTGACTTCAACTGGCCCGGCACTCAGCAGAACATCAAAGTCGGTCACTTCGGCGTGGCTCTGCCCAACGCCGTTGGCGGCTCCATCATCCTTGATGATGAACTGCCGTCCGCTGTGATCACCGGCCCGATCACCGACAACGTGTCCTACCTGCTCGGTTGGCACCGTCTGGACAAGTCCGGCGCTCAGAATGGCACCGACGACGAACTGGACGCAGTGGCCATGGCCCTGCCCCTGAACTTTGACGGTGTTTCCGTTGCTCCGTTCATCCTGGCCGCCTACGCTGGCGACAACTACGACGCCAACGTCACCAACAGCATCACCTGGGCTGGCGTGTCCTTTGAACTGACCATGTTCGATCCGTTCGTGTTCAAGGCCGACCTGAACTACGGTCAGGCTGACTATGAAAACGCTGAAGACCAGGACGGTTGGTACTTCGCTACCTCCGCCGAATACAAGGGCTTCGACTTCATGACCCCGGAAGCCTTCTTCGTGTACACCACTGGTGATGACAACAACGTCACCTACGCTGGTGAAGACCAGATGCCGCTTCTGGCTGGCGACTGGGCCGTTGGCTCCTTCTTCTTCGGTGGTGACTGGGGCATCGGCGCCCAGTCCAGCATCGACGCTGACGCCAACTGGCTCGGCTTCTGGACCCTCGGCGTCTCCCTGAAGGACATCTCCTTCTTCGAAGGCCTGACCCACACCGTGAACGTTCTGTACATCCAGGGTACCAACGACAAGGACAACTTCATCGCAGGCGACCTGACCTACCTGAACGAAGATGACTCCCTGTGGGAACTCGACCTGAACTCCGCTTACTCCATCTACGACGAACTGACCGCCTACGTGGAACTCGGTTGGATCGCTCCGGATTGGGACAACGATCGTAACATCAACGACGACGAAGCGTGGAAGGTCTCCACGGGTCTGAACTACGTCTTCTAA